One Littorina saxatilis isolate snail1 linkage group LG10, US_GU_Lsax_2.0, whole genome shotgun sequence DNA window includes the following coding sequences:
- the LOC138978106 gene encoding ciliogenesis and planar polarity effector 2-like, which produces MIVPGSLLDLEWLRSNEGSQILNCLLHRNGTRLRQFGLLDGPQIPSQLNVEEVTYKVMLAGKTGVGKTSTVAKLTGTDVPLTHNETPGLQTSNLYWPGKIKHLGKTVLFNIHLFDAGEAALKRYDHILPACKDGVDGILFLFSFVDKGSFDEIPQLLTRLTNPDDGVCKIVLGTKFDLHAHSEVTQRDIRDLENNWQIPVLRIRNVQHSQQAETSGGGVGDVTPVLNTLCEHLWHRDVVISGKNL; this is translated from the exons ATGATTGTACCAGGATCTCTCCTCGATTTAGAATGGCTGCGCTCAAATGAAGGGAGTCAGATTCTGAACTGCCTACTCCACCGAAATGGCACTCGACTCCGGCAGTTTG GATTGCTGGATGGACCCCAGATCCCCAGTCAGCTAAACGTGGAGGAGGTGACGTACAAAGTTATGCTAGCCGGCAAGACTGGAGTCGGCAAAACCAGCACCGTGGCCAAACTGACCGGCACGGATGTCCCGCTGACCCACAATGAAACACCAG GTTTACAGACAAGCAACCTGTACTGGCCAGGTAAAATCAAACACCTGGGTAAGACAGTACTGTTCAACATCCATCTCTTTGACGCTGGAGAGGCTGCACTCAAAAGATACGATCATATTTTGCCT GCATGTAAGGATGGAGTGGATGGGATCCTGTTTTTGTTCTCGTTCGTGGACAAGGGCAGCTTTGACGAGATTCCTCAGCTGTTGACACGTCTGACAAACCCTGACGATGGAGTCTGCAAAATTGTCCTTGGTACAAA ATTTGACCTGCATGCTCACAGTGAAGTAACCCAGAGAGACATCCGCGACCTTGAGAACAACTGGCAGATTCCGGTATTACGGATACGAAATGTTCAGCACTCGCAACAAGCAGAGACCTCTGGTGGGGGGGTAGGGGACGTCACTCCAGTTTTGAACACGCTGTGTGAACACTTATGGCACAGGGATGTGGTCATATCCGGGAAAAACCTGTAG
- the LOC138978107 gene encoding type-1 angiotensin II receptor-associated protein-like, which yields MNTPNVMLKVIVLVHFILSVWATMGGWLPTPYFYVHIALFVCGLWAIASSDSIDAIMMMLMVLAFSILQDIILLSLYEPRGYNSHERDPKQPQSVLNEYRFALGMCILNLILKPFTGFLLLRICQARSNDTAFNIPGIDRIPGLGGMGGGRGYEDIDNRQTSGPYSSVPVESAEAHSTVDKE from the exons ATGAATACTCCGAACGTTATGCTAAAG GTCATTGTGCTTGTGCACTTCATACTAAGTGTATG GGCAACAATGGGTGGATGGTTGCCCACACCCTACTTCTATGTTCATATTGccctttttgtctgtggtcTGTGGGCCATTGCCTCTTCCGACTCTATTGATGCCATCATGATG ATGCTGATGGTTCTTGCCTTTAGCATACTTCAGGACATTATTCTACTCAGCCTCTATGAGCCCAGGGGATATAATTCACATGAAAGGG ACCCTAAACAACCTCAAAGCGTACTTAATGAATATCGCTTTGCCTTGGG GATGTGCATTCTGAATCTGATTCTCAAACCATTCACTGGCTTCCTCCTGCTGAGGATTTGTCAGGCACGAAGCAACGACACCGCGTTCAACATTCCTGGTATCGACCGCATCCCTGGTCTAG gAGGTATGGGAGGCGGCAGAGGCTATGAGGACATCGACAACAGACAGACTTCGGGACCGTATTCATCAGTGCCAGTTGAGAGTGCAGAGGCCCACTCAACTGTTGACAAAGAGTGA